One genomic segment of Coffea arabica cultivar ET-39 chromosome 6e, Coffea Arabica ET-39 HiFi, whole genome shotgun sequence includes these proteins:
- the LOC113697273 gene encoding ABC transporter A family member 1 isoform X3, giving the protein MGVKGFMENHPNISKKERNKVKEEEMKRSSRKQLKAMLRKNWLLKIRHPFVTLTEILLPTVVMLLLIAVRSQTDLRIHPAQAYIRKDMFVQVGKSDISQPFVDILQFLSAKGEHLAFAPDTNETKMMINILSLKFPLLKMVARVYTDEEELDTYIRSKHYGAYDKEKNFTNPKIRGAVVFHNQGPEMFDYSIRLNHTWAFSGFPDVRTIMDVNGPYMNDLELGVNTVPILQYGFSGFLTLQQVLDSFIIFVSQQNIANLSIEERGLPQQSASIRSAVEVPWTQFSPSNISIVPFPTRQYTDDEFQSIVKKVMGVLYLLGFLYPISRLISYSVFEKEHKIKQGLYMMGLKDEIFFLSWWITYALQFAVSSGILTLCTMNTLFEYSDKSLVFIYFFSFGLSAISLSFLISTFFSRAKTAVAVGTLSFLGAFFPYYTVNDEAVSMALKVTASVLSPTAFALGSVNFADYERAHVGLRWSNIWRESSGVSFLVCLLMMLFDTVVYCGMGLYLDKVLPKENGIRYPWNFMFQISFWRKRSTSGRSCTVEKLTDHHVKQETSPVEDVHNPAVEAMSLEMRQQELDNRCIQIRNLHKEFLTKMGTCCAVNSLQLNLYENQILALLGHNGAGKSTTISMLVGLLRPTSGDALIYGKNILTDMDEIRKSLGVCPQQDILFPELTVKEHLEIFATIKGVDEDSIDSSVTEVVDEVGLADKIGTTVKALSGGMKRKLSLGIALIGNSKVIVLDEPTSGMDPYSMRLTWQFIKRIKKGRIILLTTHSMDEADVLGDRIAIMANGTLKCCGSSLYLKHQYGVGYTLTLVKSAPCASPAADIVYQHIPSATCVSEVGTEISFKLPLSSSSSFESMFREIEQCMRRSNPNAEARGQENDDNIGVESYGISVTTLEEVFLRVAGGDFDEADCFKENNSAASSDSNVSRACQSYAPNHVFHIKQCTNFFKVLGLLVTTVGRACGLFFATVLSVFKFLSMQCCCCFVLSRSTFWKHVKALLIKRAISAKRDRKTIVFQLLIPAVFLFIGLLFLSLKSHPDQQSITFTTSHFNPLLSGGGGGGPIPFDLSWPIAQEVAKHLKGGWIQRVKKTPYKFPDSEMALNDAIQVAGPTLGPALLEMSEYLMSSFNESYESRYGAIVMDNQTDDGRVGYTVLHNSSCQHAAPTFINLMNSAILRLATLNENMSITTRNHPLLLTESQHLQRHDLDAFSAAIVVNIAFSFIPASFAVAIVKEHEVKAKHQQLISGVSILAYWASTYMWDFISFLFPSSIAIILFSAFGLEQFIGKESFFPTIMLLLEYGLAVASSTYCLTFFFSEHSLAQNIVLLVQFFSGIILMVVSFIMGLMKSTEQANSLLKNFFRLSPGFCFADGLSSLALLRQDMKNGSGSRVFDWNVTGASLCYLAAEAVIYFLLALGLELLPPHKINLATAYEWWMRIKLSLATSGSLSEPLLKSSSGDVALKVDEDIDVLTERNRVLSGSIDGAIIYLRNLCKVYSGGKHRLKVAVDSLTFAVQEGECFGFLGTNGAGKTTTLSMLSGEEHPTSGKAFIFGKDIGANPEAARRLIGYCPQFDALLEFLNAQEHLELYARIKGVSEFELKDVVREKLVEFDLLKHATKPSFALSGGNKRKLSVAIAMIGEPPIVILDEPSTGMDPIAKRFMWEVISQLSTRRGKTAVILTTHSMNEAQALCSRIGIMVGGRLRCIGSPQHLKTRFGNHLELEK; this is encoded by the exons ATGGGAGTAAAAGGGTTTATGGAGAATCATCCAAATATTAGCAAGAAGGAGAGAAATAAAGTGAAAGAAGAAGAGATGAAGAGGAGCtcaagaaaacaattgaaggctATGCTTCGCAAGAATTGGCTTTTGAAAATTCGACACCCTTTTGTTACTCTTACAGAG ATTTTGCTCCCCACTGTTGTAATGCTATTGCTAATAGCTGTGAGGTCGCAAACTGATTTGCGAATCCATCCAGCCCAAGC GTATATTCGAAAAGACATGTTTGTACAAGTGGGAAAAAGTGATATATCTCAGCCTTTTGTCGACATTCTCCAGTTTTTGTCAGCCAAAGGGGAGCATTTGGCTTTTGCACCTGATACAAATGAGACAAAGATGATGATCAATATATTATCTTTAAAATTTCCTCTGCTGAAG ATGGTTGCAAGAGTTTACACGGATGAAGAAGAGCTTGACACCTACATTCGTTCAAAACATTATGGTGCTTATGATAAAGAAAA GAACTTCACAAATCCAAAAATTAGAGGAGCAGTTGTTTTTCATAATCAAGGTCCTGAGATGTTTGATTACAGCATAAGGTTGAACCACACATGGGCTTTTTCAGGATTCCCTGATGTCAGAACAATCATGGATGTGAATGGTCCTTATATGAATGACTTGGAATTAGGGGTCAATACAGTTCCAATTTTGCAATATGGCTTTAGTGGATTTTTGACG CTCCAACAAGTCCTGGACTCTTTCATTATTTTTGTTTCCCAGCAGAATATAGCTAATTTATCTATTGAAGAACGTGGGTTGCCTCAGCAATCAGCCAGCATAAGGTCGGCTGTTGAGGTACCTTGGACCCAGTTCAGTCCTTCGAACATAAGCATAGTCCCATTTCCAACTCGTCAATATACTGATGATGAGTTCCAGTCAATCGTCAAGAAAGTAATGGGAGTACT GTACTTGCTTGGATTTCTGTACCCCATATCTCGTCTTATAAGCTATTCTGTCTTTGAAAAG GAGCACAAGATAAAACAAGGTCTTTACATGATGGGATTGAAAGATGAaatattctttctttcttggtgGATAACATATGCTTTGCAG TTTGCAGTTTCTTCTGGGATCTTGACTCTTTGCACTATGAATACTCTTTTCGAGTACAGTGACAAATCACTGGTTTTCAtctacttcttttcttttggactCAGTGCAATATCGCTGTCATTTCTAATCTCGACTTTCTTCTCACGGGCAAAAACGGCTGTGGCAGTTGGGACCCTTTCTTTCCTGGGGGCCTTCTTCCCATATTACACAGTCAATGATGAGGCTGTTTCTAT GGCATTAAAGGTCACTGCTTCTGTCCTTTCACCTACTGCCTTTGCTTTGGGATCAGTCAACTTTGCTGACTATGAACGTGCTCATGTTGGACTTCGTTGGAGCAACATCTGGCGT GAGTCATCTGGAGTTTCTTTTTTGGTCTGTCTCCTGATGATGTTGTTTGACACAGTAGTGTATTGTGGAATGGGCCTTTACCTGGATAAG GTCCTTCCAAAGGAGAATGGCATACGTTATCCATGGAACTTCATGTTTCAGATATCCTTTTGGAGGAAGAGAAGTACCAGTGGTCGTTCCTGTACAGTAGAAAAATTAACTGACCATCATGTAAAGCAAGAGACTAGTCCTGTTGAGGATGTACATAACCCAGCTGTAGAAGCAATGAGCTTAGAAATGAGGCAACAAGAGCTTGACAACCG ATGCATTCAGATTAGAAATTTGCACAAGGAGTTTCTGACAAAAATGGGGACATGTTGTGCTGTAAATTCTTTGCAGCTAAATCTGTATGAGAACCAGATTCTTGCTCTTCTTG GACATAATGGAGCTGGAAAGAGCACGACAATATCCATGCTTGTTGGTCTTCTTCGTCCTACTTCTGGAGATGCATTGATATATGGAAAGAACATCTTGACTGACATG GATGAGATACGGAAGAGTTTGGGTGTCTGTCCTCAACAGGACATTCTTTTTCCAGAGCTAACT GTGAAGGAGCATTTGGAAATATTTGCCACCATAAAGGGCGTCGATGAAGACTCTATTGATAGTAGTGTCACTGAAGTGGTGGATGAA GTGGGACTTGCAGATAAAATTGGTACTACTGTCAAGGCTCTTTCTGGAGGTATGAAGAGAAAATTGTCCCTTGGGATTGCACTGATCGGAAATAGTAAG GTTATTGTTCTTGATGAACCTACAAGTGGAATGGATCCATATTCAATGCGATTGACGTGGCAATTTATAAAAAGAATTAAGAAAGGAAGGATAATATTGTTAACAACTCACTCCATGGATGAAGCTGATGTACTGGGAGATCGCATAGCCATCATGGCTAATGGTACTCTGAAATGCTGTGGAAG TTCCCTTTACCTGAAGCACCAGTATGGGGTTGGTTACACTCTTACCTTGGTAAAG TCCGCACCATGTGCTTCTCCAGCTGCTGATATTGTGTATCAACATATTCCATCTGCAACATGTGTGAGTGAG GTTGGAACTGAAATTTCCTTTAAGCTTCCACTGTCATCCTCATCTTCATTTGAGAGCATGTTTCGAGAAATAGAGCAGTGTATGAGAAGATCGAACCCCAATGCTGAAGCTAGGGGTCAAGAGAATGACGACAATATTGGTGTTGAGAGCTATGGTATATCTGTCACAACTTTAGAGGAAGTGTTCCTGAGAGTAGCAGGGGGTGACTTTGATGAGGCTGACTGCTTTAAAGAGAACAATTCTGCAGCTTCATCTGATTCTAATGTTTCTAGAGCTTGTCAAAGTTATGCTCCAAACCATGTGTTCCATATCAAACAGTGCACAAACTTTTTTAAAGTTCTCGGGCTTCTAGTTACCACAGTTGGGAGGGCATGTGGTCTATTTTTTGCAACTGTTTTAAGTGTCTTTAAGTTCTTAAGTATGCAGTGCTGCTGTTGTTTTGTGCTTTCGAGGTCAACATTTTGGAAGCATGTCAAAGCTTTACTTATTAAGAGAGCAATATCAGCTAAGAGGGATCGGAAGACCATTGTCTTTCAGCTGTTAATCCCGGCTGTGTTCTTATTCATTGGTCTTCTCTTTCTCAGTCTTAAGTCACATCCAGATCAGCAGTCAATAACTTTCACAACCTCACACTTTAATCCTCTCCTGagtggtggtggaggtggaggtCCTATACCTTTTGATCTCTCATGGCCTATTGCCCAGGAG GTTGCAAAGCATCTGAAAGGGGGCTGGATCCAGAGGGTTAAAAAGACTCCGTATAAGTTCCCTGACTCTGAAATGGCATTGAATGATGCTATTCAGGTTGCAGGGCCCACTTTGGGACCAGCCCTTCTTGAAATGAGTGAATATCTAATGTCCAGTTTTAATGAATCTTATGAGTCAAG GTATGGAGCAATTGTAATGGACAATCAGACTGATGATGGGAGGGTGGGTTATACTGTCCTGCATAATAGTTCTTGCCAGCATGCTGCTCCAACATTTATCAATCTGATGAACTCAGCAATACTCAGGCTGGCTACCCTCAACGAGAATATGTCAATAACGACACGGAATCATCCTCTGCTACTGACAGAAAGTCAGCATCTGCAGCGTCAT GATCTTGATGCGTTCTCAGCTGCTATTGTTGTTAACATTGCCTTTTCATTTATTCCGGCCTCTTTTGCTGTGGCTATTGTGAAG GAACATGAAGTAAAAGCCAAGCATCAGCAATTGATTAGTGGG GTATCTATATTGGCATATTGGGCTTCAACATATATGTGGGACTTCATCAGCTTTTTATTTCCTTCATCAATTGCAATTATTCTCTTTTCTGCATTTG gtctTGAGCAGTTTATTGGAAAAGAATCCTTCTTCCCCACCATAATGCTGTTACTGGAATATGGACTAGCAGTTGCATCATCAACCTACTGCCTTACCTTCTTCTTCTCGGAGCACAGCCTGGCACAG AATATAGTTCTGTTGGTCCAGTTCTTCAGTGGGATTATCCTCATGGTTGTATCATTCATAATGGGGCTTATGAAGTCTACAGAGCAGGCCAATTCCCTTCTCAAG AACTTCTTCAGGTTGTCACCGGGATTTTGCTTTGCCGATGGATTATCTTCATTAGCTCTTTTACGACAAGATATGAAGAATGGATCTGGTAGTAGAGTTTTTGACTGGAATGTGACGGGTGCTTCCCTTTGTTACTTGGCTGCAGAG GCTGTCATTTATTTCCTTCTAGCACTTGGCCTAGAGCTCTTGCCACCTCACAAGATAAATTTAGCCACAGCTTATGAGTGGTGGATGAGGATTAAACTTTCACTTGCAACTTCTGGCAGTTTGTCAGAGCCACTTCTGAAATCATCCTCAGGAGATGTTGCTCTTAAAGTTGATGAAGACATCGATGTCCTTACAGAGAGAAATAGGGTACTCTCAGGTTCAATTGATGGTGCGATCATATATTTGCGCAATCTGTGCAAG GTTTATTCGGGAGGAAAGCACAGGCTAAAAGTAGCAGTTGATTCATTGACTTTTGCAGTTCAGGAAGGAGAGTGTTTTGGCTTTCTAGGAACCAATGGAGCAGGGAAGACAACCACCCTGTCCATGCTTTCTG GAGAAGAACATCCAACTAGTGGAAAAGCATTTATTTTTGGCAAAGACATAGGTGCGAACCCAGAGGCTGCTCGTCGGCTT ATTGGTTATTGTCCTCAATTTGATGCGCTACTAGAGTTTCTCAATGCTCAAGAACATCTTGAGCTGTATGCCAGAATAAAAGGAGTTTCAGAATTTGAGCTCAAAGAT GTTGTTAGAGAAAAACTGGTGGAGTTTGATTTGCTGAAGCATGCCACTAAACCATCGTTTGCCTTAAGTGGGGGAAACAAGCGTAAACTATCTGTTGCAATCGCAATGATCGGAGAACCCCCCATTGTCATTCTTGACGAGCCATCAACTG